In the Styela clava chromosome 8, kaStyClav1.hap1.2, whole genome shotgun sequence genome, one interval contains:
- the LOC120345929 gene encoding aladin-like, whose translation MCSVSQSLIPPDDGEIAVCERNGHIIYVTDQSIIDSYMEGQVSTFPYIIISSESLRRTPAIVGETAKSAFLEQKETTAQRFKTAWYNLGVAGVLGEICSEESNQIVYPLVQNICQYLLIGMRWIRGMNFTLFPHLKLSQEALIAEFSMNREWSTSPIRFLSWHPKAHKLAIALLDDTIKIHYTNIPLVPILKHKLQKYVTCVEWKPLSASILAVGSQTAILIWTVEPSSFSTRPSAGAVQVLSYSGHSPVTSLAWSPTGDDVLVAVSALNTAIVVWNTSMAEYQVIQHVTTCGGVSRVLWSPDGSKVLAATPSSSFRIFETGLWTNERWSNLAGRVQCACWNPKGTTLLFALTGDSHIYCVKFSNSQSIDSPSASAHATVVLDLKYFDESADSDSERQSQELTKANCIHSMVWDETGQRVAIMFHKDDPRQHLIALFSTSEDPSFSITAKGFLQGKEGVSPVFIAFKLNFDMGACLTVCWSNGSVSYIPMYIPDVNSITSDFRFKAPNPYGANSSMLGSTNPDRSGLWSSMAEGSVFASRTTLN comes from the exons ATGTGTAGCGTGTCACAGTCACTAATACCACCAGATGATGGAGAAATCGCTGTTTGTGAGAGGAATGGGCACATTATATATGTGACAGATCAGTCAATAATAGATTCATACATGGAAGGTCAG gtatcTACTTTCCCCTACATCATAATTAGTTCTGAAAGTTTACGTAGGACACCTGCTATTGTTGGGGAAACTGCCAAATCTGCATTTTTAGAACAAAAAGAAACTACTGCACAAAGGTTTAAGACCGCATG GTACAATCTTGGAGTAGCTGGTGTGTTGGGTGAAATATGCAGTGAGGAATCAAATCAGATTG tttATCCActtgttcaaaatatttgtcaatatCTTCTTATTGGAATGAGATGGATTCGTGGAATGAATTTCACCTTATTTCCTCATTTGAAG CTCTCACAGGAAGCTCTTATTGCAGAATTTTCAATGAACAGAGAATG gtCTACTAGTCCAATACGATTTTTGTCATGGCACCCTAAAGCACACAAGCTAGCAATAGCTCTTCTGGATGACACCATTAAAATTCACTACACAAATAT ACCACTTGTTCCCATTCTCAAACATAAGCTGCAAAAGTATGTAACCTGTGTAGAATGGAAGCCTTTGTCAGCATCAATATTGGCAGTTGGTTCCCAGACAGCAATTCTAATATGGACAGTGGAGCCTTCATCTTTTTCAACCAG ACCATCTGCTGGAGCTGTACAAGTACTTTCTTATAGTGGACACAGTCCTGTTACTTCATTGGCTTGGAGCCCTACCGGTGATGATGTGCTTGTAGCAGTTTCTGCACTAAACACAGCAATAGTG GTGTGGAATACTAGCATGGCTGAATATCAAGTTATTCAACATGTTACTACTTGTGGAGGGGTATCAAGAGTCTTGTGGTCTCCTGATGGGAGCAAAGTACTTGCTGCCACACCTTCTTCCTCATTCCGTATTTTTGAAACAGGATTGTGGACTAATGAGAGATGGTCAAACTTAGCTGGGCGAGTTCAG TGTGCCTGCTGGAACCCAAAAGGAACGACATTGCTTTTTGCATTGACTGGTGATTCACATATCTACTGTGTTAAATTTTCAAACTCACAAAGTATCGATTCGCCGTCTGCATCTGCTCATGCCACAGTCGTTCTTgacttgaaatattttgatgaaaGTGCTGACAGTGACAGCGAAAGGCAATCGCAGGAACTAActaa AGCAAACTGCATTCATTCAATGGTGTGGGATGAGACTGGTCAAAGGGTTGCAATTATGTTTCATAAAGATGATCCACGTCAACATCTCATAGCATTATTCAGCACTTCAGAAGACCCATCGTTCAGTATCACAGCAAA GGGCTTCCTTCAAGGCAAAGAGGGTGTCAGTCCAGTTTTCATCGCTTTTAAACTCAATTTTGACATGGGTGCCTGTTTAACAGTG TGCTGGTCAAACGGAAGTGTTAGCTATATACCTATGTATATTCCTGATGTAAACAGCATAACTAGTGACTTCAGATTCAAAGCACCAAACCCATATGGAGCTAATAGCAGTATGCTTGGCTCTACTAATCCGGACAGAAGTGGACTTTGGAGTTCGATGGCGGAGGGATCTGTTTTTGCAAGTCGCACAACTTTAAACTGA